GACGGATATAGTTCTGTAGATAATGCTGCGGACAGCAGAGACAGTCGAGACTATGACGAAGGACTTGGCTCCCAATCTTCTTACAGAGCAGATAAAAGATAACTGCGAAATGAGAGGTCGGATGGAGGCGAACGATGGTGCGCTAGAGCGAAGTATTCTCTAGGCAGTCGACAGTCACGATGATGTGACTATGAGTGTACATTGTACCCGGTAGGACAAGTAATGAGCCTCTAATAGTGACGTCGTGACCTCAGCGTGATGAAGGACGGGCTAGACAAATAGGCGCCATTTATCTTGTTCACAATAAGAGACTCGACTCGACTTGGATAATTTAGGCCCCTCCCTGCCTGTATACAGTCTTAAATGGTCAACACCGCATACCTAGACGGGCAAACGGCAGGCCCCAATTGATTAGGAGGGAATTAGGGTTGCGGTATTAATGGTAGTATCTACTTtgacagagaaagaaggtgCAAGCATCCCAGAACCTCCGAACCCGTGATCTATCTAGATATCTAGATGAAGATAAAGCACATCGACCAACCCGAGTTGCATCTCCAAGATCAAAATGGTCAAAAGATCGACAAAGATACAGATATACAGATACCCAAAAATTGACGCCAAAGGACACCCAACAACCCTACCAAAGCAAAGCCTAATCAACATCCCCCACAAACCTAAATACCAGCCCCTTAATAACCTCTCCAACATCCACCATACAAATATCACACCTCACCACCTCATAGCAATCCGTCTCATAATACCTcagcatctcctcatcctcctcagaTCCCACCTCATACGCCCACCCCTCTACCCTCGCCGAcgcatctccatcaaccAAAGCCTTATACTTGCCCCCTCCCCAGGTCCTCAAAATACCTCCCTTGACCACTGCCTTCTGATACGTCGGGCTCTCATCCAACCCCAGACTTTCAGTTAGAGTCTCCGGCACAGCCAGATTCCCATGAAAGAAATACCACACGGGGTACTCGCCCTGCTTCGGAAGAAACacctcatcggcatcggtAGCTCGCTTCTGCGGAAGAATAGGGTCGATCTCACTACCCAGACAAGGTGCGATGCTATTTGCAGAGAGATCTTTAGGGGAGAGATTGATTCGGACAAATGTTGCGGAGAAGGTGCTGCCTGCGAGAGCTGAAAGGATATTGAGCTTCATGGCGCCGGAAATGAGGCAGAAGTTGGCAGTGGAGGTTTCGCCTACTCCTTCTCTAAGGATGGGGATTGTGAGAGACTTGGATAGCACTTGGACTTGAACGGGAGTGCTTAGAGGTCCTTCGAGCTTAACGAGGAAGGTCGAGTTCTTGTCCTTAGGGtgcagggtggtgaggggatgggatgtgtGGTTGTAGTACTGGTTATTCGAGGCAGTTTCGAGGATGATGCCGTTGTCTTCGTTGCTAACTGTAACAGCTAGTATCTCGAGCTTGGCTAGGAGGTCCATTGTTGGATCTTTTGTTCTTGTGAGTTTTTGAGGGTCTTGGAAGGATTGTATGGGTGGGAATGATATAAGACTAGTAGACATTCTTCTTGCCTTCTAGGGACGCAACTAGTAGGAAGTATTGAGTGATAGTGTAAATAGTTGAAATGGATGTTTAGAAGGGAAATATTGGATTAATTGATTCAATGCCTCATTTTCATCCATACCCAGAGTAAAGATATGAATATCTCTACGTAATGATAAGGCTTCGAGTGGAAAATATAGGTGTAATGACGTCGACAGGGTCGGGTAGACCATGCGAAAGGTGTCATGAACACCTAGATGAGTCCTGGAATGAATGTATCGTTCTGTTGTAAGCAGTGGTTGGGCTTCATTATGAACTTAAGGTACATCAACAATGAGGAAAAAGAACTGTGAGATACGTGTGGCCAACTCCCTGttactactaatatatatctagtactaGATtccaagaaagaggaagcagaagttCTATGATTCACTATTACAAACATCGTTTACATCACACGGGACTCAGTTCTTCACCTATTAATGGGAAGAATAGCAGTAGGCCCATAAAATCAAGTACCATGTTTGGCTGTTCCAAGAAATAAGTGGAGGACAAGTTATGAAAACGAGAAAATCAACCAGCATCATGGAGCATGAGACATGGGACATAATTTCCATAGAGTAGACTTAAAACATGCCACCGACAGGGGGCTAGTTCAATCGATTACCGACATTACACGACACATTACGAAAGAGATAGTACAAAGGCAACATGAACATACGAATCGGAATTCGATTTAACtcataaaatatatacacCACTTTTGTTCATAATTCATAGCATGTCCAGCCATATTCTATAAGTTGTGGGTTCATCGCTCATTGGCTCCCCAGGGGTATCTTCTAACGTCGTCCATAAGAGTCCTCGTAGAGAGACCCGATCTATCCATTAAGTAGTATTTGGTCATCAAGCTGTCGTCATCCATCCTTTGTTTTTTCATTGCCTTTACAGCTGGTCGGCCCAAGGGGCAGCACCAGGCTGCACCTGGTTCAGCCACTTGACAAGCTCAACGAGCTCGGCCCgacgctcctcctccagctggTCCTCATCGCTGAGAACAGCCTGGAAGATGGGAACGAGC
The window above is part of the Aspergillus luchuensis IFO 4308 DNA, chromosome 8, nearly complete sequence genome. Proteins encoded here:
- a CDS encoding gamma-glutamylcyclotransferase family protein (COG:S;~EggNog:ENOG410PYUA;~InterPro:IPR009288,IPR013024;~PFAM:PF06094), with the protein product MDLLAKLEILAVTVSNEDNGIILETASNNQYYNHTSHPLTTLHPKDKNSTFLVKLEGPLSTPVQVQVLSKSLTIPILREGVGETSTANFCLISGAMKLNILSALAGSTFSATFVRINLSPKDLSANSIAPCLGSEIDPILPQKRATDADEVFLPKQGEYPVWYFFHGNLAVPETLTESLGLDESPTYQKAVVKGGILRTWGGGKYKALVDGDASARVEGWAYEVGSEEDEEMLRYYETDCYEVVRCDICMVDVGEVIKGLVFRFVGDVD